CGGCCTGTTAGCAAAGAATGGTATTTTGATTGTAGAATTTGCGTTGGAGAGAAGACGAAAGGGGATGCCGATTGTACAATCTGCTGTGGAAGGTGCCGTTGCCCGTCTAAGACCTATTCTGATGACATCATTTGCGTTTATCTTCGGTTTAATGCCTCTGATGTTCTCTAGTGGTGCAGGTGCGGTTGGTAACAAATCTATCGGAACAGGTGCGGTAGGAGGAATGTTGATCGGAACAATTTTAGGGGTTTTCGTGATCCCGGTATTGTTCATCATCTTCCAGGGTTTACAGGAAAAAATCAGTGGCCCGGCTAAACCAAGTTACGATTATGATGAAGAGGAGGAAGAAGAAGCACAGGAAACTAAAAGGATAGAAGGTGCGGATGAGCATAAATTGCTTGAACCACCAACTGCTTAGTTGATTTTAAATTTTAGAACAGAATAAGATGACTCATAAATATAACAAACAGGTTTTTGCTTTACTGGTCGCCGCCACCTTTTTCAGCGCGTGCTCAGTAACGAAAACCTACGAAACACCCAAAGTGAAGACTGATGGATTGTATCGCGGACAAAATTTAACAGACTCTGCAACTATGGCGTCACAGCCATGGCAGACACTGTTTACAGATCAGAAGCTAAAAGTACTGATTCAAAAAGGTCTGGATCAGAATGTGAACCTGAAAAATGCAATCCAGAATATTTTACAGGCTCAGGCTTCTTTGCAGCAGGCAAAACTGGCTTTTCTGCCAACGCTGAGTGCAGATGCAAATGCCACAAGAAGTAAACAGTCATCTGCGGGTTTAAATTTTCCTCCCGGGATTAATATCAATACGCTGACTAATACTTATAAGTTATCCATGAGTACTTCGTGGGAAGCAGATATCTGGGGTAAATTGAGCAGTACTAAACGTGCGGCTTTAGCCAAGTACCTGGAAACAGATGCGGCTAAGAAAGCCGTCCAGACACAATTGATTGCTGATATTGCAAATAACTATTATGGATTATTAGCGCTGGATCAGCAGCTGGCTATTACGCAAAAAACACTGGAAAGCAGGATTGCAAATGTAGAAACGATGAAAGCACTGAAAGAAGGTGCCGTAGTTAATGGTGCAGCTGTAGTACAAAGTGAGGCGAGCCGTTATGCTACTGAAGTTTCTATACCAGATTTGAAAAGGAGTATCCGTGAAACAGAGAATGCAATCAGCATATTATTGGCTGAGAGTCCGGGATCTATTGACAGAAGCACTATGGACGCACAAGCTATTCCCTCAGATTTAGCGACTGGTGTTCCTGCGCAGTTATTGCAGAACCGTCCTGATGTTCAACAGGCTGAACTTGCTTTCAGAGGGGCTTTTGAGAACACGAACCTGGCCAAAACTTATTTCTATCCAAGTTTGACTTTAACAGCTTCAGCTGGTTTTTCAAACCTGACTCTGAAAGACTTTTTTGACCATTCTGTCTTCTACAATTTAGTAGGTGGGTTGACACAGCCAATTTTCAACCAGGGATTAAACAAAGCACGTTTAAAAACTGCGCAGTCCGCACAAATCCAGGCATTGAATAACTTCCAGCAAAGTTTACTGGTTGCGGGGCAGGAGGTTTCCAACGCACTTTATGCTTATCAGACTGCGGTAGAAAAACAAGATTCAAGAGCTAAACAAGTTGCTGCACTGGTTAAAGCAGTTGATTATACACAGGACTTATTACGCTTTAGCTCTGCTACAAACTATACTGATGTATTAACGTCAGAACAAAGTTTATTAGCAGCGCAATTGAGCGGTGTAAGTGATCACTTGCAAAAAATGCAGGCTGTGGTTAATCTTTACCGTGCTTTAGGTGGTGGCTGGAAATAGCGATTACCAATCGAGCCCTTGCAGGGACTCGTGATATTTCAGAGGATCAAAGCTGTAAAGGTAGGGTGATTTATGCGCCCCGCCTTTACGCAGGTCTTCTTGCTTGATCAGGATATCAAAACGCATAATACGGCGATAAAAATTACCTCTGTTTAATGGTTTCCCTAATATAGTTTCATAGAGCTTTTGCAGTTCCGGCAGTGTAAACTTCTCCGGAAGTAAATTCAGGCCAATTGGTTTATAACTTAGTTGTTGTCTTAATACAGTCAGTGCATTCATATAGATTAATTGATGATCCATCGCCAGTTCCGGCAAATCATCGATACTTCGCCATTCACAGGTTTCACTATATTCATCAGCAATCACATTTACCTCGGTGTAATCTACAAGCGCGTAAAACCCGGCAGAGATAAAACGTTGTTTGTACCACAGGTCATCTTCATAGCCCTCAAAAAATCCTTCAGAACGGTTTAAAGCACCAAATACCCCGAATTCTTGCAGGTAAACACGCTCTGCACCTGTCCGTTCAAGCAAAACACGTTGCGCGGCATCTTGTAAACTTTCATTTTTAAGAATATAACCACCTGGTAATAACCATTTTTGGGCAACATTCATTTTGAGTAATAAGACTTTAAGCTGGTTTTCATGAAACCCGAATACTACGCTGTCTACGGAGATATGGGGCAAACAATTTTCCCACATCCACTTACTTTTCTTTATTATGCCCTGATCTAATTTCATGATGGGGCAATATAAGAATCTGTTTAAAAAGATCTGGGGAAAATTGGTTAATCGTATTTATTTGAATTCTGCACTTTCCAGTATTTCTTGCATAATCTGCTCAGATTTCTCTTTTTCGCCTGCTATTAATTTATATTCAATTTCAATATTAAAAATTTTCCTGGTTTTGGGATTGTAAACTTTGGCCCTATTGTGGCCTAAAGTTTTAATGTGAAAACTAATATTTAAATAAGAATTACCTTTAATACTTTTAATTTCCGAATTATAATCATTCTCAGCTGTAGGTTTCAAATATCTTTCATAAGATTGCTGTTCTGATTGCAAATACTCATAAGATCTTTCTCCATTTACAACTGCAAAACGAAGAATGATGTTATCAATCTTGTAAATATCTTTTGTAAGCCTTTTAAAAGCTTCCCCAGTACCGAAAGCACTCATGCTTTCTTTAAATTTCTGGTCATCAAATGCATTAGCTCCCTTAGGTAGTATAATACTGATTTCGGGACTAAGAAAAATTCTATTTTGTTTGTTAATACTAAAGGATAATATAATTGTTAATAGGACTGTTGCAATTTTCATAAGTATAAATTTAGTATAAAAAACATGGGTAATATGCATGAACCAGGAAAGCAGCGCGCTTTTGAATTAGGAAACCCATTTTATGTTCGATATTATTACTACAAATCAGAACTTTCATCTTCTGGAGAATTTATAAAAAGCTATATTCGCGAAAAAAATTAATGCTTGAAATCGTATACCAGGATGATCATATCATTGCGATCAATAAACCACACGGACTACTTGTACATCGTTCCTCCATCGCAACCGATGCGAAAGAATTTGCCTTACAACTCTTAAGAGATCAAGTTAACAGACGCGTAAGTCCGGTACACCGGTTAGACAGAAAAACAGGCGGTTTATTATTATTTGCTTTTGAGAAAGATGTTGAAATTGCACTGCATCAGCAGTTTCAGAATGGAGAAATACAAAAGAAGTATCTTGCAATTGTCAGAGGATATGCTCCTGACAGTCAGGATATAGACTATCCCTTAGTGAAAGAAAACGGTGCAATTCAAGAAGCTTTTACTTCGTTTGTTACCCTAAAAAGAGCAGAACTGGATATTCCTTTGGGTCAACACCCTACTTCAAGATACTCTTTAGTAGAAGCAACCCCTACAACCGGGCGGATGCACCAGCTTCGCAAACACTTTGCACACATCTTTTACCCAATTATAGGTGACCGTAAGCATGGGTGTAACAAACAAAACAGGTTCTTCAAAGAGCAGTGGGAAATGACAACGATGCTATTACACGCTTCAGAACTCAGCTTCAAACACCCGGTTACTAAAGAAGATATTCATCTGAAAGCCAGTGTACACGAAGAATTTAAAAGAGTGATGGATCTGATGAGCTGGTAATGAAAATACTATTATCCATTCTTTTACTTTTAGCGGGAGCTGGCAGCTTGTCTGCACAGCAAAAGCCATCTGTCGTATCAGCAGCCAAATCGCTAACTAGCGTAGTTAAAATGGATACCCTCAACTGGGTCGATCAATCCAGAAAACGCTTTGTGCCAGTAGCGATTTATGAACCTGAAAAATCTATAGCTTCTCAAAGAAAATTAAATCAGGTCATTATTTTAAGCCATGGTTACGGCCAAAACCAATGGGGATCGTATAAAGCGTATAGTTACCTGGCCAATTTTCTGGCCTCAAAAGGTTATACTGTAGTAAGTATTCAACATGAGCTCTCCACAGATGATTTGCTTCCCACTACCGGTAAACCGATTGAAACACGCTGGTCGAACTGGGAGCGGGGAGTTCAGAATATTTTATTTGTAATCAGGGAATTGAAAAGAACCAGGCCCGATCTTGACTATAAACACCTTAACTTAATCGGACATTCCAACGGGGGAGATATGAGCATGCTTTTTGCGACACAACACCCTGAATTAGTGGATAAGGTGATCTCTCTTGATAACCGGAGAATGCCATTTCCAAGAGTTAGTAAACCCAGGATATACAGTCTGCGCTCTTCAGATCAGCCAGCTGATGAAGGTGTTTTACCTGCACCTGATGAACAGCAGCAATTCGGAATAGAGCTTGTGAAGTTAAAAAACACTATACACAATGAAATGGACGACAATGGGAAAGCCTGGCAGCAGGAAGAAATTAACCAGTTGGTTTTAGGCTTTTTGTTAAAAAAATGAGCTGGGTTCAAACCAGGAATTTCTTTCTCATTTCAAGAGTCGGCACTACACAACTGTTCATTTGCCCAAACCACGAATACCGGCGGTTGGCAAATAACGTATAACCATAATTCCGGATAGAACGTGGAATAAATTCTATCAGGAACAACAACCATGACCACCTGCTCTTTAAATGTTTGGCTATGTGAATAATCCCATCAGACTGGGTGAGCACCCTTCTGTTGTTGATCACCACTATACTATTCAGATCTTGCAGGTCTATGTGGTGAATTGCTGATAACTCTTTCGCGACATCACTTTGTAAAGAAGCAAAAACGAATCTGTTATGCTGATCGTGACTGATGACATAATTGATATAACTGTTACAGAAATTACAAATTCCATCAAACAGTATAATATCTTTTTTTCCGGCTAGGTTTAATAACATTGGCATTTCCTGATTAGTACAAATAAGCTTGAATCTGGTGATTGATGAAAAACAAAGCAGGGTAAGCAGCCATAAAAGCCCAGAAGAATGAATTTAAGCCCATTATAATAGCCGTAAACAAGTGGAACAGAAAACCCCAGATGATAAACACCAGTGCATAATTAAAAGGCAGAATCAAACATAACGGAAATAAGGTTTCCATGATCATCACATTCCAGCACAGAAATACATTCAGACCCGGATATTTTTTCATTAATAGTGCAGCCCATTGTGAACCATAAGTTTTAGTTGAAAACACATCCTTAATCGCTGTAGAAGCACGCCATTCTGCCGAAGCAAGTTTAGCAATACCAGCTACTGTATAAGAAAGACAAGTTTGCAAGCCTATAAACCAAAGACCTATTGTAGCTAAACGTGACCCCGAACCTAAAGGGAAATGACAAAGAAAAAGTGTGATAATAATCAGCATATTCATCTGATCTGACCCATCACTTCCATAAAAGGTAATCATAGAGCTTGCCAGCAAACTGCAACCTAGTAATCCAACTAAAATCCAGCCATAAGTACTCTCTAAAGGGAAAAATATCAATCCTATAATAATCACACATCTCAATGCAAAAATAACAGCCAGTCCTTTCTCATTAAATAATTTGAATAACGGGCTGAAAAATGAATTGTAATCTTTCTTTTCCCAACGTAACTGCATTACATTCCAGGATAGTAAACCTGTAGCAGAGAAGATCTGTATCTTTTTAATATACTCCATGGTGGAGATAAACAAGCCAATACTTAAAATGATTAAAATGAGCTGATTGGTTTCTATAATAGATATCATAATTGAAATTTATATTTGGTGAAATACAGACAATAAAATAACAGAAGGCGGGTTTTCTTTCAAATACCCGGAAGTTTCGGCAAGCATAAACTGTCTGTGGCCAGAGCCGGTTTGGCATTCACAATTACTTACCGCATGCAATACAATCAAATAAGGCATGGAGAACATAAGCAGATCATATCCATTAGCCCCTTTATAATGCGGAATACTTGCAATCAGGCTCTGAATTACATCTGATAATATCTTTTTATCCCTTTTATCAGGATTCCAGCACCATGACCATAAAGAACGTTCTTCGGTAATGTCCATCTCTTCCCATTCACTATTATTCTCTTCATCAATTTTATCTCTGTACAATAAATGATAGTCGCTTTTTCCAGGATTAGGCGCAAAAAACGTCCATAAGGGGATAAGGCCGAAAATATCAATCGTGTGCCTGATATAGTTAGAAAATTTAGTACTTCTGAACTGGCATAAAATTGTGAGCAAAAACCATATCGCAAGAAAACTTGCTACTATAGCTTCATAAATGATATTGATGTCTGTATGCGTAGCCATATTGAAGAGGGTTAAATTTTAAAGGCGGGTGCAATCAGGCCCGCCCTTAAAACAGTAATTAATTAAACTTTTTACGAAGTTCTATTAGTTGCTGAACATTGATACCAGCTTTAGCATGCTGCTCTAAAGATTTGGTTGCTTCGTCATGTGTTTCTCTACCTAAAACAGCAGTTGCTACTTCTACGATGTCAGTCACATAAGGAGTTGCTTTTACTACAACTTTAGTAGCCTGAGCTGTTACTCTTACTACTGCTGTAATAAATGCTTTTACATCTCCGATTTCTGCTTCTACTCCTTTGTGGTCACCTTGCATTTCTGCAATAAGGGCATCAAGTGCAGCTAATTCTGCATGTGTTAATTTTAACTTTGCCATAATTTAATTTGTTAAATAAAATAGTTTTTTAGGTGCATTCATTGAAGCTTCATTGCACAGCATAAAGGACGGGAGATCACAGGAAAATAGCCATAGTAGATCTACGCAAAGAAAATAATGAGTAATTCTACTTAGCCAAAAAGGTTAAATCAGCCCATTCTTTACAGCGAACAAAACAAGGCCGGCAGTATTGCGGACACCAATCTTATCAATAAGACGTTGTTTGATACCTTCTACAGAACGGGGACTTAAAAAGATTGCCGAACCAATTTCTATGGCTGTTTTCTCATCACAAATTAATTGCAGAACTTCCAGCTCACGTTCTGATAAGGCAACTTTATTTGTAAATGTGGGCTTGAAATTTCCCTTATGAATCAACTTTTTGAGCAATGCCTTATTCATCAGCTCATTAAAATAATAACCATGTAAATGTACCGCATAGATTGCCTCCCTGATATCAACAGGATTAGCATCTTTCAGTAAATAAGCATGTGCGCCAATTTCCATCAGATGAACTACAAAACTATCTTCATCATGTAAAGTGACCGCAATGATTCTGATATGCTCATATTTCTTTCGTATTTGTTTGGTAGCCTCCATACCATCCATTCCCGGCATCCTCAGATCCATCAAAATGACATCTACTTCATTTTGTGCCAATCCATCCAGCAGCTCAGCACCATTCCCCGCTTCCAGGACTACCTCCATGGTTTCATCCTGATTTAAACCTACTTTTAAGCCATCCCGGAATATTGCATAATCATCTGCTATTGCTATTTTTATTCTGCTCATATATTTATCTGGTTAGTTGGAACGTGAATATCAATCTGATAACCTGTTTCCCGTTGGGAGAATATCAGTTCTCCATTCAGAAATATGGCTCTGTTTTGTATGTTCTTAAGCCCCAGGCCATTTTTCTCAAACCGCAACTCTTCAAAGCGCTGCTGAGTCAGGCCCAGACCATTGTGTGAAATTTTCATGATTAGTTCCTGACTGGTATATTCAGAAATGATATGAATTTTAGTAGCATTCGCATGCGTAATAATATTATTAAGCAGTTCCTGAATAATACGATAAACGCTGATATCATTTTTCATAGGGTAGTGGTGTACATGATCAAGCTCAACTGTAACCACAATCAGGGACTCATGCGTAATTTTTAGAGCGAAATGACTAATTGCTTCATTTAGCCCAAACTCCTGCAAAATTGCGGAATGAAGACTGTGGGATATATTTCTCACCTTTTTAATGCCTTCGTCCAGTAATTCCCTGGCTTTATTATAAATACCCAGATTATATTCTCCCGCACCTAATTTGATACTGTGGAAATGTAATTTTGAAGAGGCCAGAATTGCACCGACTTCATCATGCAATTCTTCGGCTATACGATGCCTCTCGGCTTCTTCACTTTTGATTGCCGCTTCTATCAGTTGATTCTTCTGCCGTTCACTTAATGCCTGGAGAGAATTCTGATACTGTAATTTTTTACGTTGTGTAAATATAAAAATCAGCAAAAAGCTAATAAACAGCAATAGCATTGCCGCAATACCTACTACAAGAAAAAGTCTGATATCAATGTTTACCAGATGCATAAAAACCTTTAGCAATGAAGAGGTTAAAAAAGATATAAGAGATATTATGGACATTCCATAGATTGATCGCGAAATTTATCATGTGTATAGTAAGTTCATTGTACAAAAGAAAAATAAAGAAATTAACAGCCACATACAAACCAAGCCCGGTGGCAATCCAGAAGTCACTTGTGAATATGTTCACATTAACGTTTTCGTGAACCTTAAATAAAAAATAGCTCAGTGAGTAAAACAACAATAAAATTGCCTCAACTGATAATAACCGGCTGCTCAATCGCCAGTAATCAAAAAAGTTTTCATAAAAAATAAAGTTGACCAGTAGAAAAACGATAAAGGCAATTTGAATTGTCTTTTTTAATTTTACTATAACTTGTTGTTTAAGGCCAATAAAAAATGAACTGAATAAAAAGAACGTTACCACTGAGTGTAAATTATATAGCCAGTTGTTTGAACTAAAGCTTACAGGCAGTACGATTCTAAACTTCCAGACGATATCAATGATGATATTTATTCCCAGTGCAATCCATATATAAAAAACAACCGGTTGATGAATGGCCGGTTGTTTTTTATAGAGCAGGACGGCAATGGGAATGAACAACGCCCAGACTTCTGACCAATCCAGAATAACTTGTAGCATATGCAATAGCTGATGTAGCATTTTCCTGGTTTATGTAGCAGGAGGGGACGGATTAGTATCT
The sequence above is drawn from the Pedobacter cryoconitis genome and encodes:
- a CDS encoding sensor histidine kinase, translated to MHLVNIDIRLFLVVGIAAMLLLFISFLLIFIFTQRKKLQYQNSLQALSERQKNQLIEAAIKSEEAERHRIAEELHDEVGAILASSKLHFHSIKLGAGEYNLGIYNKARELLDEGIKKVRNISHSLHSAILQEFGLNEAISHFALKITHESLIVVTVELDHVHHYPMKNDISVYRIIQELLNNIITHANATKIHIISEYTSQELIMKISHNGLGLTQQRFEELRFEKNGLGLKNIQNRAIFLNGELIFSQRETGYQIDIHVPTNQINI
- a CDS encoding NUDIX hydrolase; the protein is MKLDQGIIKKSKWMWENCLPHISVDSVVFGFHENQLKVLLLKMNVAQKWLLPGGYILKNESLQDAAQRVLLERTGAERVYLQEFGVFGALNRSEGFFEGYEDDLWYKQRFISAGFYALVDYTEVNVIADEYSETCEWRSIDDLPELAMDHQLIYMNALTVLRQQLSYKPIGLNLLPEKFTLPELQKLYETILGKPLNRGNFYRRIMRFDILIKQEDLRKGGAHKSPYLYSFDPLKYHESLQGLDW
- a CDS encoding alpha/beta hydrolase family protein — protein: MKILLSILLLLAGAGSLSAQQKPSVVSAAKSLTSVVKMDTLNWVDQSRKRFVPVAIYEPEKSIASQRKLNQVIILSHGYGQNQWGSYKAYSYLANFLASKGYTVVSIQHELSTDDLLPTTGKPIETRWSNWERGVQNILFVIRELKRTRPDLDYKHLNLIGHSNGGDMSMLFATQHPELVDKVISLDNRRMPFPRVSKPRIYSLRSSDQPADEGVLPAPDEQQQFGIELVKLKNTIHNEMDDNGKAWQQEEINQLVLGFLLKK
- a CDS encoding response regulator transcription factor; the encoded protein is MSRIKIAIADDYAIFRDGLKVGLNQDETMEVVLEAGNGAELLDGLAQNEVDVILMDLRMPGMDGMEATKQIRKKYEHIRIIAVTLHDEDSFVVHLMEIGAHAYLLKDANPVDIREAIYAVHLHGYYFNELMNKALLKKLIHKGNFKPTFTNKVALSERELEVLQLICDEKTAIEIGSAIFLSPRSVEGIKQRLIDKIGVRNTAGLVLFAVKNGLI
- a CDS encoding pseudouridine synthase; its protein translation is MLEIVYQDDHIIAINKPHGLLVHRSSIATDAKEFALQLLRDQVNRRVSPVHRLDRKTGGLLLFAFEKDVEIALHQQFQNGEIQKKYLAIVRGYAPDSQDIDYPLVKENGAIQEAFTSFVTLKRAELDIPLGQHPTSRYSLVEATPTTGRMHQLRKHFAHIFYPIIGDRKHGCNKQNRFFKEQWEMTTMLLHASELSFKHPVTKEDIHLKASVHEEFKRVMDLMSW
- a CDS encoding thiol-disulfide oxidoreductase DCC family protein, whose product is MLLNLAGKKDIILFDGICNFCNSYINYVISHDQHNRFVFASLQSDVAKELSAIHHIDLQDLNSIVVINNRRVLTQSDGIIHIAKHLKSRWSWLLFLIEFIPRSIRNYGYTLFANRRYSWFGQMNSCVVPTLEMRKKFLV
- a CDS encoding efflux transporter outer membrane subunit encodes the protein MTHKYNKQVFALLVAATFFSACSVTKTYETPKVKTDGLYRGQNLTDSATMASQPWQTLFTDQKLKVLIQKGLDQNVNLKNAIQNILQAQASLQQAKLAFLPTLSADANATRSKQSSAGLNFPPGININTLTNTYKLSMSTSWEADIWGKLSSTKRAALAKYLETDAAKKAVQTQLIADIANNYYGLLALDQQLAITQKTLESRIANVETMKALKEGAVVNGAAVVQSEASRYATEVSIPDLKRSIRETENAISILLAESPGSIDRSTMDAQAIPSDLATGVPAQLLQNRPDVQQAELAFRGAFENTNLAKTYFYPSLTLTASAGFSNLTLKDFFDHSVFYNLVGGLTQPIFNQGLNKARLKTAQSAQIQALNNFQQSLLVAGQEVSNALYAYQTAVEKQDSRAKQVAALVKAVDYTQDLLRFSSATNYTDVLTSEQSLLAAQLSGVSDHLQKMQAVVNLYRALGGGWK